The stretch of DNA CTCGCGCACTTCGGGCGACCACAGCAGGCCTGTCAGTCCGGCGTTGCACACCATGCGTACGTAGTCTTCCAAGTCGTAGGTGTCGCTATAAACCGAGACGGGATAGGGAGCGGCCAACGCTCCCGAGGCGCGAACGTCTAAACAGGTTCGCATGCCGTGTTTGCGAAAAACGCCATAAAGGGTTTTCTGATACAGCAAACCAAAGAGCTGGTGCATCTGTTCGCCGTCGATGCCCGAGGGGAAGGTTGTCAATTCGGGGAAACTCCAGTTGAGGTCGCCCCGCGTGATGTTAGAATTGTCGCACTCGTCCATCTTAAATGCGGCGATGCCTTTTTGTACAAAGCAAGTGTCGTGGTAGGCGGCGAAGATGCGTTGGGCGGTAGAGTCGGCAAAGTCGGGCACCAATCCGTTCCACACCAAATGGCTCCCCGACTTGGATCGAAGCCGTGGATGCAGGGGCGATGATGGGTGAACAAAGGCGTGTTCCCACAAGTTGAGCTTGTAACCCATGGCGCGTGTGCGACTGATGAGTTCGCTGGGGTTGGGAAACATCTCGTTGTTCCACACGTACGAACACGAGTAGGCTCGTGTCTGCCACTTGGGTTCTAATCCAATTACGTCGCAGGGGATGTGCTTGTCTCTTAAATAATGGGCTATGCGGTAGGCATCTTCCTGTTTCGAATCGGTTTTCAAACGAAACTTCATGCCCAGTCCCCAAAGTGCAGGCAGGCTTCCTCCACCGGCAAAAAGGTTGTATCGGCGAAGCGCCGAGTTCATGTCGGGACCGGCAAACACCAGTACGCTAACCCCCTTTGCGCCTGGAATATCTACCTGTACGCGTGGCTTTGAACCGCTTTGTGCCGACGAACGGTACAGCTCGTCGGTAGAGAACTTTGCCTTTTGGTTGTCTGGCAGGGGTGTATAGTCGGTGTTTTTTCGGTTTGTGCCGATATAGAAAGTTGTATATCTTGCCGTGTTAATCAGTACGGCATACCCCTTGTTGGAGATATAGAACGGCTGTGGCGCATGGGTATAGCCCAGGTCTTTCAGGGGATGATCGTTCACCAAGGGACGCTTTTTCTTGTTGTTCTGCACAAACGAGCCCATCTGTAACCCGAAGCCATAGATGTTTTCGTCGGCCGAAAGCGGAAGGTCTACTACGCATCCGCGAGCATTCACCTCGATGTGCACACTCTCTTTGGCAAAGGGATTGGCCTCAGCGGGCATCTCGCGCAGTTGTTTTGCCACGGGTTCTTTATATCGTAGAGGCGTATGGGCGTCTTCTTGCCCGGCGGTAACGATATAGATGCCCGGCTCTATCTGCCGGAAGGTCTGCCCCGAAGCAGCCAAACCCAGCATCCAAGTCCATACAAGGATGATTTTTCTCATAGCCATTGGTTCGATGTATATAGTTGGTTGATTCGTTTTCTTATTGCTTTTCTCGGAAAGAAAGTGCTCTCGACGAGTGCGGAACAACCGCAGTGCATCATGGGAGGTCGTCAGTCGGAGGATGGGAAACTCTTAGACGATATGCGGGAAGCCATCAGACGCAGCCCGAGAGATGGCCTCCCGCATACGAAAACACTCATACGTCTATTCCCATCCGGGGTTTTGCACCAGATTGGCATTGGCCTCCCTGTCGCGTTTGGGTATGGGATACCATATCTTATAGCTTTGGAAGTTGTCTTTAACGGCTTGTGCGTGCTTGGTGTTGTAGTGAAATACATTAGGTTTCACATTGCCTTCATTGCTGGTTTTGAGGCTTTGCACCACGCTTTGCAGGCGTCCCCAACGAATAAGGTCCATTCTTCGCCAGCCTTCGGCGCACAGTTCACGCGAGCGTTCGTCCTTCAATTCGTCCATGAAGTTGCCTTTGTGGTAGGCCGTTGCCAAGTTTGCTGCCACCGAAGCGTTGTTGCCGGCGGCACGTAGACGGATGGGTTCGAGCAGTTTTCGGGCTCCGGCTTCATCGCCAGTCTTGTAGGTTGCCTCGGCATACATTAATAAAATGTCGGCAAAACGGATGATGGGGAAGTTGAGTACGCTCGATGCCGCAGGTATGCCGGCGGCCAAACGCGCGGCGGGCGAACTCTGTCGGAACTTCGTGAGGAAGGTGTTGGTGCCGGCTTGGTAAAGACCCGACGGCACATAATATTCTACGCCCAAGATGTTTACCTTGTTTTTGGTGTTTGCTCCGCCTATGTTTTGCTTGTAGCGCACATCCGTTTTGCTGTAAAGGCTTATTAGTTCGCCCATAGCGGGGAACCAACCTGCACCGCCACCGTCTTGTGTGATGTTGCCCACGGTGCCCGTAAGGTGGGCAAACACGAAATACTTGGGTGCTTCCTTGCCGAAGGTAGCCACCATGATGGCCTCTTTAGCCTGCTCGGCTTTCAGCACGGGACGGTCGGCAATGAAGTTATAGGCATATTCAGGGTTCAGGATATACTTGCCATGTGCGTAGATGTCGGCACAAAGCGTCTTGGCTTCTGCATACAGCGCGGGACTGTCCACCCAGTCGAAGGAGTTGAGCGGGAAGTCGAGGTCGGCCCCAACGTTGTTCTCTTTGCAGGCCGCTAAATAGAGATACACTTTGGCCAGCATAGCAGCGGCAGTGTATTTGTTGGCGCGCGAGTCGTATGTGTTGCGTTCGGGCAATCCCTCGTAAGCGCTCTTTAAGTCGTTGATGATAAGTTCATACACGTCTTTTAAACTCGAGCGGGGTGTCAATTCGCTGTCGTTCACCGACTTTTGCAAAGGAACACCGCCCCAGAACCATGCCAAGTAGGTGTAGTAGAATCCGCGAAGGAAACGTGCTTCCAACACAACCTCTTTGCGGCGAGCTTCACTCATGTCTGCCACGTTGGGTGCATTCTCTATCACACCGTTGGCTCTGTATATGCCAGCGTAAAGCGCAAACCATGCATCGGCCAGGAAACGCGACTCTGAATTGTACGTATAGTTGCAGAAGGGCTTAATATCTGCAATGCCGATAAAGTCGGTTCGACCAATCATTTCGTCGCATCCCAGTTGTGTCAGTAAGTGGATGTTGCGCGAGAACAGGGCGTGCGGTGCCTGGTTTTGTATGGCATTGGCGTTCAGCGCATCGTAAGCACCCGTCAATGCTTTCTCGGTGTTGCTGGCGTTGGCAAAGAGCGTGTTGCCCTCGGCAAACGAATATACTTTCTCGTCAAGGAAATCGCCGCAGCTGCACAGCAGCGTGAGCGACAGGCATACTGCCATTATCTTAGTATTCATGATGCTATATGTGTTTAGAAGTTGATGTTAATACCGAATGCGAACGAACGACTACGAGGATAGGTAACGTTGTCTAAGCCTGTGATGAGCTTGTTGTGGTAAGACACTTCGGGGTCGAAACCGGTGTATTTGGTCAGCACAAACAGGTTATCGGCTGAGAACGAGAGCTGGCAAGCCGTTATTTTTAGGGGCTTCAGCAGGCTTTGAGGTAAGCTGTAAGCAAAGGTAAGGTTTTGTAAGCGCAAGAAAGAAGCATCTTCAACGTAGTAAGACGACACGTCGTTCTTTCTCGGCGAGTTGATGGCGGGATAGCGATTGGTAGGGTTCGTCTCGGTCCAGCGGTTGTGGTAGTATTCGGCCGCCACGTTGTAGTGAGCCGAATAGCCTTCGAATTTCCAACGGGAGATGTTGAGCACCTCGTTGCCATAGCTGTAATTGAAGAAGAATGAGAGCGAGAAGTTCTTATATTCGAAGCTGTTGAGCAGTCCGCCAAAGAACTTAGGCTCGCCGCGCGAGATGAAAGTCTTGTCGTTGACGGGGTCCACTTCGTTGTCGCCGTTCAGACTTTTGTATTTCAAGTCGCCAGGTTTCACCTTGATGCCTTTGATGCTCACCACACCGGGCTTGAGGTTGCCATGATCGTCGAAGTCTTCTTTTTGGTAAACACCATCCCAAACATAGCCCCATGCGCCTCCAATGGGTGAACCTACCTTCAGTCGCGACACTTCGTTGATGGTGCCGTCGTTGATGTTCACGGGTATGGTCGACACTTTGCCAAGCGAAAGTATCTTGTTGCGGTTGGTGCTGATGTTAAAGGTGGTGCGCCATTTAAAGTTGCGGGCGTTGATGTTGAGTGAATTGATGGAGAGCTCCACGCCTTTGTTTTCCACCTCGCCGATGTTCTGCCACTGCTTGTAAGACCCGCTTTGACCGGGTACGTCGCCTTGGAGCAACATGTCGGAGGTGCGCTTATAATAGATGTCGAATGCCAAACTGAGACGATGTTTCAACAGACTTACGTCCAATCCCAGGTCGTATTGGGCGGTAGATTCCCATTTCAGGTTGGGGTTGGCTCGTTCGGAAGGAGCCAATCCCAGAATGGCGGCATCGTTCAGGTTGAGATAGTAGGTGTTGTCTAATCGTTGAAGGGAGCGATAGGGCGTGATGCGGTCGTTGCCCGAAACACCCGCGCTGAGGCGAAGCTTCAACTCGTCGATGGTCTTCACACCTTTAAGGAATGACTCGTTGTGGGCTTTCCAGGCCAAGGCTATCGATGGGAAAGTGGCGTACTTGTTGTCGGCACCGAACTTCGACGATCCATCGCGACGCAGAGTGACGGTGGTGAGGTAGCGATCTTTAAACGAATAGAATAATCGACCAAACTCCGACATACGCGTTTGACGATACTTGTTGGTAGAGGGTTTGCGCATAGCGGCACCTCCTTGCTGCAAGTCGAACACGGGATTGTAGGTTTGCACAGGGAAATTCTCGGCCGTTACGTTCAGGTTGGCCCACACATAACTGCTGGTTTCAAAGCCCAGCATGGCTGTTAGACTGTGTCCGGAAAAACTCTTAACATAGGTGGCTGTCGTGGTGCTTTGCCACTGCTCGGTGGTTGTTTCCAACACGTTGGCCAGTCCGTTGCGGGCATATCCCCACGATGTGCTTGAAGGGTACCACTCTTCTGATTTAGAGAAGGTTAGACCTGTATTGAGATCTGTACGTAGAGTAAGGCCTGACAAAGGTTTATATTGCACAAAACCATTGGCAAGGATGCGCGTGAGAGGCGTTTTCTTGTACGAGTCGAATAGTGTTTGTGCAGGGTTTGAGACGTTGCCATTATCGGGATCGCCTGGATCTACTTTAAAGTTGAAGGGCTTGTAAACGAACATCGCTTCCAACCAGCCATTGTATTGGAGTCCGCCTCCCATGCTCACCGGGCCATAGAGTTCGGTGCGAGCAATGGTAGCGTTTCCGCCTATGCGTAGCTTGTCGGTAGGAGCGTATTCCACCTTAAAGCGTCCCGTATAGCGCGTGAAGCTGTTGTTGCGGGCAATGGCGTTCTGTTTAAGGTATTCTCCACTGAGCGAATAAAGCAACGAGTTGGACTTACTGCTGCCGTTAATGCTGAGGTTGTAGTTCTGTGAGAAGCCCGTATGCAGGAGCTCGCGTTGCCAATCGTGCGAGGTATTGTCTTCAAATTCCTTTCCAAAGATGCGTGCGCGGTCGGGTTTGCCGTCGCCATTGGTGTCCACTCCCCATTCAAGACTATTGGGGAAGCGCGAGAAACGATAGTCGGCAAACTCTTGTCCTTGCAGCATCTCAACGTGTTTTGTGGCCTTGCTAAGACCAAAACGTGCATCGAAATTCACCTCGGTCTTATTATATTGCCCTTTCTTCGTGGTGATAACGATTACTCCGTTTGCTCCTGCCGAACCATAAATGGCCGTAGCCGACGCGTCTTTAAGCACTTGAACAGACTCGATGTCGGCTGGATTGAGGCCTGCAAGTGGGTTAAATGTGGCGCGACCCGATATGGAGGAGGTTGCCACTTCGCCGTTGTTCACGTCGATCAATGTGCCGTCTATCACATAAAGCGGTTGCGTTCCGGCATTGATGGAGTTGTTTCCGCGGATAACCACGTTTACATCACCACCCAATTCGCCCGACGAAGCCGTTACGTTAACACCTGCTACCTTACCCGCCATCGAGTTAAGCAACGATGCCGAATTAGATTTGCGCAGGTCTTGCATGTCTATCGACCCCACAGAGCCTGTTAGATCTTTCTTCAACATCGAGCCATAGCCGATAACCACCACCTGTCCTAGGTCTTTAGCATCGGGTTCTAACACGATGTACATGCTTTTGGCCTTGCCCACCTGTTGGTGAACGGCCTTCATTCCAATACTCGAGAACACCAGTACGGCCTTCTGTCCTGATACCGAAAGGCTGAAATGGCCATCCTGGTTGGTGACAGTTCCGTTGGATGTGTTCTCTTCCATCACGGTTACACCCAGTAAAGGTGTTCGCGTGTCGTCTACCACTGTACCCTCAATCGTGTGTTGGGCAAGTGCGTTTAAACTAGTAGTAACGAATACTACCCATGCTAAAAGAATTTTTTTCATATAGATTGCTACTTAGTAATTACATTGTTATCTGCTTGGTGATGATAGTCTTGCGCTCGTTGCCAATCTTCATCGTGATGTTAAGGGGCATGATTGTGGGCAAGTGGGTTATGCTCCATTCGTAGGGAAAGGCCATGCGCTTGTCCATCTGCGCCTTCGCGCTACCTGCTTGGCAGGTTAAACTTGCCGTGTACCCTTTTGTTAATGGCGTGTTGATGTATCCATAGAGCGAATCCCAGCCAAAAGGCGACCGTATGCGGAAGAGGTATAGCCTGTGGTTTGGATCTAGTTGCACCGTCTTAAACCCATTGCTAATGGGCGAAAAGGTGTAAGTTGGTAGCGATTTAGCTAAGGGCAACGACACGAACGTTATGCCCTTGGGTGCGATAGTGGCGGTAAGTGCGTTTTGGTTCAGGGCACGTTCTTCGCTCACAACCGAGTTGGTTTGTGCAAAGTAGTGCTCGGTAGCCATGCCGTTAGGCGATACCAGCGGTGTGTTTAAGCGCAAGCTTACGTTCAGCGCGCTATCTTTCTCGTTCATCAGAATGAGCCAAAGGTTGTTGGCAGACACTGCCGAGAGCCAGTTTACGTGGGTGGACGATAGCTTTAACAGGTTTTGTGGCATATAAAGTTGTACGTCGCGGTCGTGCAGGATGTAGCCTTTCTCGCCGCCATACACCCTGTTGTTGAACCACACAAAACCTTCTTGCTTCCCATAGGGAAAGCCAATGGCTCCCTTAGAGCGTTGTGTTGCCTCGGTAAGTAGGTAATCTAGCACGAAGGCGAGGTGCGAGGGGATGTGGTGATAATAGAGAGAAGTGACGTCGGGACCCTTGTAAGGATAAACCGAATCCAGCGGGAGGTCGGTGTAGCCTGCGGCATAATAACCCGGATAAGAGGCGAAACGACCAATAACGGCGTTGCGCGCATACGTCTCGAACAGCCTGTTGCCACACAAACCGCTAAGCCGCAAAAGCGAAGGAGCCCATGTAGACATGAATGTGTGGTTGATATTGCCCTCGCGGTTAAAGAAGGTCATGGGCTGTTCAAAACCCAGTCCTACGGGCGAAAGTGCTTGTTGACTTACCTTTTTCTCGCTTACGTCGCCCACTTTGCGCGGATAGCCCAGCTTGTAAGGCTTGTCTTTCTTCCAAAACACATTGGCATTGCCCACATATTTGCCTCCTTGATGGATGAGGATGGTGTCGTTGCCGATAGGGGGATAAGTGCGGATGCCCGCGATAGTGAAGTGTGCGGCGTAGGCAGAGGCCGCAAGTAAGGCCTTGTCTTTGCATACATCATAGAGGTCGAGCAGGTCGAACCACTGTGGATAAGCCTGCGCATGGTAGAACATCCAGGGCAAAATGGGCTTCGCGGGGTTGTTGTATAGTGCCGTCTGCAGCTCGTGGTTGGCCCCGATGGTGGCTTTCACCAACCATTTGTCTTCTTTAGTGAGTCGGAAGGCGGCCAAGTCGTCTGCCCAAGTCTGGTCTACGCCATAGCCTTTGCTGTATCTGGGTTTGCCTTCGGGCATGGCAATGTCGGCCAGCCACGGGTTATTATGGCCCAAAAGTCGGTGTAGTGCCTCGAAGTGAGCCGTGTTGTATTGCGACCCAAACGGCGAGAATGTGTTTATTGAGGTTTGTGTTTGCGGGTCGTTTGTATGGGGATAGCCCCATCTGAACCCCTTTCGCGAGAGCATGTACTCGATGGCAGGTAGGGCGCGTGTGGTGTATAGTTGTTCGTCTTGGGTAATGACGGCGGCCGAAACCAGTGCCAAAGGTGCGGCCTGAACCACTTCCGTGCGTACGTTTGGGTTGCTTTCGATGTCTAGGAATCCCCTCATGGCGGCATCCCAGCCTGCTGCCTCATCGTTCTTTATTAAGTTGATGGTGTGGAAAACGGCATCGGTGAGCGGTGTTGTTTGTACTCTGTAATCGCGAACGGCAAACACACTGTCCGACAAGTATTGCAGGGTGTTGTGCCATTGCAGCGGCAATAGCCCCAGTTTGAAGTGGGTTGTAAGTTTTTCGCCTTTCTTCTTGTACGAGTCTTTTTCGCCCAGTATGGGCGAAAAGGCCACGGGTTGCACCTGGTTGGCTGCGTTTTTAAGCGATAAGCCCATATCGTATATACCCCAATTGCGTTTCAGATGCTGGGGGTTGGGTGCCAAGAAACAGCTTAGGTTGCCTGTCTCGATGATGCTAACGGGCTGTGGCGTGAGGGTTATAGGCAAGAGATTGGGGGTGGCTGGCAGACGTTTGAACTGGTAAAGGGGCGAAAGCAGAACATTCGTCACTGCATTTTCTGCTTGTGGCTGAAAGGCTTCGAAAGCTAAACTGTAATATTGTGGCGTGCGTGCAACATATTCTAAATGCACGTCCACTACGTGGCTGTTGGCATGTAAAGTCCATGTAGAGGCTATTGTGTCGTTATCGGTCGACACATACCATACGCGTAGCGTGTTTTGGCCAGCCTTTTCGTGGCGGAAGATGTGCATTGGACAAACCTTACCTGCTAGAAATGGGTTTTGCAAGTGGGCCTGCTCAAATACGGGATAGGTGTTGTTGCCCACGCGAAGCAATG from Prevotella sp. oral taxon 475 encodes:
- a CDS encoding TIM-barrel domain-containing protein, which codes for MRKIILVWTWMLGLAASGQTFRQIEPGIYIVTAGQEDAHTPLRYKEPVAKQLREMPAEANPFAKESVHIEVNARGCVVDLPLSADENIYGFGLQMGSFVQNNKKKRPLVNDHPLKDLGYTHAPQPFYISNKGYAVLINTARYTTFYIGTNRKNTDYTPLPDNQKAKFSTDELYRSSAQSGSKPRVQVDIPGAKGVSVLVFAGPDMNSALRRYNLFAGGGSLPALWGLGMKFRLKTDSKQEDAYRIAHYLRDKHIPCDVIGLEPKWQTRAYSCSYVWNNEMFPNPSELISRTRAMGYKLNLWEHAFVHPSSPLHPRLRSKSGSHLVWNGLVPDFADSTAQRIFAAYHDTCFVQKGIAAFKMDECDNSNITRGDLNWSFPELTTFPSGIDGEQMHQLFGLLYQKTLYGVFRKHGMRTCLDVRASGALAAPYPVSVYSDTYDLEDYVRMVCNAGLTGLLWSPEVRESADEEDFFRRVQVAVLSAQTLFNGWYLRYPAWLQFDKQLNNEGQFLSTATKNEDTVRRLLNFRMSLVPYLYAQFARYRMEGTPPFKPLVLNYPTDKAVAEIDNQFLIGDDLLACPIVTKGNERTVYLPEGRWYNFNTNERLEGGRTHTVRFGLDELPLFVREGTILPLSEPVDCLTPQTTFILHCRVYGKQPRNTLLFEDDGVSYAFENGIYNKVSLGWNGRGSLKRTGKLKGIRYRVKSWTQIGKED
- a CDS encoding RagB/SusD family nutrient uptake outer membrane protein, with the translated sequence MNTKIMAVCLSLTLLCSCGDFLDEKVYSFAEGNTLFANASNTEKALTGAYDALNANAIQNQAPHALFSRNIHLLTQLGCDEMIGRTDFIGIADIKPFCNYTYNSESRFLADAWFALYAGIYRANGVIENAPNVADMSEARRKEVVLEARFLRGFYYTYLAWFWGGVPLQKSVNDSELTPRSSLKDVYELIINDLKSAYEGLPERNTYDSRANKYTAAAMLAKVYLYLAACKENNVGADLDFPLNSFDWVDSPALYAEAKTLCADIYAHGKYILNPEYAYNFIADRPVLKAEQAKEAIMVATFGKEAPKYFVFAHLTGTVGNITQDGGGAGWFPAMGELISLYSKTDVRYKQNIGGANTKNKVNILGVEYYVPSGLYQAGTNTFLTKFRQSSPAARLAAGIPAASSVLNFPIIRFADILLMYAEATYKTGDEAGARKLLEPIRLRAAGNNASVAANLATAYHKGNFMDELKDERSRELCAEGWRRMDLIRWGRLQSVVQSLKTSNEGNVKPNVFHYNTKHAQAVKDNFQSYKIWYPIPKRDREANANLVQNPGWE
- a CDS encoding TonB-dependent receptor; amino-acid sequence: MKKILLAWVVFVTTSLNALAQHTIEGTVVDDTRTPLLGVTVMEENTSNGTVTNQDGHFSLSVSGQKAVLVFSSIGMKAVHQQVGKAKSMYIVLEPDAKDLGQVVVIGYGSMLKKDLTGSVGSIDMQDLRKSNSASLLNSMAGKVAGVNVTASSGELGGDVNVVIRGNNSINAGTQPLYVIDGTLIDVNNGEVATSSISGRATFNPLAGLNPADIESVQVLKDASATAIYGSAGANGVIVITTKKGQYNKTEVNFDARFGLSKATKHVEMLQGQEFADYRFSRFPNSLEWGVDTNGDGKPDRARIFGKEFEDNTSHDWQRELLHTGFSQNYNLSINGSSKSNSLLYSLSGEYLKQNAIARNNSFTRYTGRFKVEYAPTDKLRIGGNATIARTELYGPVSMGGGLQYNGWLEAMFVYKPFNFKVDPGDPDNGNVSNPAQTLFDSYKKTPLTRILANGFVQYKPLSGLTLRTDLNTGLTFSKSEEWYPSSTSWGYARNGLANVLETTTEQWQSTTTATYVKSFSGHSLTAMLGFETSSYVWANLNVTAENFPVQTYNPVFDLQQGGAAMRKPSTNKYRQTRMSEFGRLFYSFKDRYLTTVTLRRDGSSKFGADNKYATFPSIALAWKAHNESFLKGVKTIDELKLRLSAGVSGNDRITPYRSLQRLDNTYYLNLNDAAILGLAPSERANPNLKWESTAQYDLGLDVSLLKHRLSLAFDIYYKRTSDMLLQGDVPGQSGSYKQWQNIGEVENKGVELSINSLNINARNFKWRTTFNISTNRNKILSLGKVSTIPVNINDGTINEVSRLKVGSPIGGAWGYVWDGVYQKEDFDDHGNLKPGVVSIKGIKVKPGDLKYKSLNGDNEVDPVNDKTFISRGEPKFFGGLLNSFEYKNFSLSFFFNYSYGNEVLNISRWKFEGYSAHYNVAAEYYHNRWTETNPTNRYPAINSPRKNDVSSYYVEDASFLRLQNLTFAYSLPQSLLKPLKITACQLSFSADNLFVLTKYTGFDPEVSYHNKLITGLDNVTYPRSRSFAFGININF